The following proteins are co-located in the Solanum pennellii chromosome 1, SPENNV200 genome:
- the LOC107007938 gene encoding serine/threonine-protein kinase SRK2B, whose protein sequence is MEKYELVKDIGSGNFGVARLMRNKETKELVAMKYIERGHKIDENVAREIINHKSLRHPNIIRFKEVVLTPTHLAIVMEYAAGGELFERICNAGRFSEDEARYFFQQLISGVHYCHNMQICHRDLKLENTLLDGSAAPRLKICDFGYSKSSLLHSRPKSTVGTPAYIAPEVLSRREYDGKLADVWSCGVTLYVMLVGAYPFEDQEDPKNFRKTIQRIMAVQYKIPDYVHISQDCRHLLSRIFVANSARRITIKEIKSHPWFLKNLPRELTEAAQAAYYRKENPTFSLQSVEEIMKIVEEAKTPPPVSRSVSGFGWGGEEEEEEKEGDVEEEVEEEEEDEEEEDEYDKQVKQAHQSLGEVRLT, encoded by the exons ATGGAGAAATACGAGCTTGTGAAGGATATAGGGTCTGGGAATTTTGGTGTTGCAAGGCTCATGAGGAACAAGGAGACCAAAGAGCTCGTGGCAATGAAATACATTGAGAGAGGACACAAG ATTGATGAGAATGTAGCAAGGGAAATCATTAATCATAAATCACTTCGGCATCCAAACATAATTCGCTTCAAGGAG GTGGTATTGACTCCCACTCATCTTGCCATTGTTATGGAATATGCAGCTGGTGGAGAACTGTTTGAGCGCATTTGCAATGCAGGAAGGTTCAGTGAAGATGAG GCCAGATACTTTTTCCAGCAGCTTATTTCAGGTGTCCACTACTGTCACAACATG CAAATATGTCATAGAGATCTGAAACTGGAGAATACCCTTCTTGATGGAAGTGCAGCTCCACGCTTGAAGATATGTGATTTTGGATACTCAAAG TCATCCCTGTTGCATTCAAGGCCAAAATCAACTGTTGGGACTCCAGCTTATATTGCTCCAGAGGTTCTCTCCAGAAGGGAATATGATGGCAAG CTGGCTGATGTTTGGTCATGTGGAGTGACACTTTATGTGATGCTGGTTGGGGCATACCCTTTTGAAGACCAGGAGGATCCAAAGAACTTTAGGAAAACCATTCAA CGAATAATGGCGGTACAGTACAAGATTCCTGACTATGTTCACATATCACAAGATTGTAGGCACCTTCTCTCTCGCATATTTGTTGCCAATTCTGCAAGG AGAATCACAATCAAAGAAATCAAGTCGCACCCATGGTTCTTGAAGAATTTGCCTAGGGAGTTGACAGAAGCAGCACAGGCGGCTTATTATAGAAAAGAAAACCCAACATTTTCACTTCAGAGTGTGGAGGAGATTATGAAAATTGTGGAAGAGGCAAAGACTCCTCCTCCAGTTTCCCGTTCAGTCTCAGGTTTTGGCTGGGgaggtgaagaagaagaggaggagaaGGAAGGAGATGTAGAAGAAGAagtggaggaggaggaggaggatgaagaagaagaagacgaatATGACAAACAAGTGAAACAAGCACACCAAAGCTTAGGGGAAGTTCGTCTCACCTAA